A single Arcobacter sp. FWKO B DNA region contains:
- the fliI gene encoding flagellar protein export ATPase FliI, translated as MIDFEKYINALDTYSLVVPFGRIKNISATTITASGIDVAVGDTVRIESEQNLYKVLGMVSTIDGDSFKIVPFSFIDGFRINDRVFLQREGLSIKCGYGLLGRVLNALGEPIDSLGRLNDVPFNEPLNKPSIPALERGVITQVFATGVKAIDAMLTSGKGQKVGIFAGSGVGKSTLMGMIVRGCQAQIKVIALIGERGREIPEFIQYSLDNNLENTVIVAATSDESSLMRKYGAFTAMAIAEFFRDKGHDVLLIMDSVTRFAMAQREIGLSTGEPPVSRGYPPSVFSLLPQLMERAGNNKLGSITAFFTVLVDGDDMNDPIADQSRSILDGHIVLTRELTENGIYPPIDVLQSASRVMDKVVLKEHYNCFLKLKRILSLIKENEVLVRVGAYKSGTDKELDDALARKARLREFFSQSNEQKYDYETVVNLLKEVVQ; from the coding sequence ATGATTGATTTTGAAAAGTATATTAATGCATTGGACACATATTCTTTAGTGGTACCTTTTGGTAGGATAAAAAATATTTCAGCAACAACAATTACAGCTAGTGGTATAGATGTTGCTGTAGGAGATACAGTAAGAATTGAGTCTGAACAAAATTTATATAAAGTTTTAGGGATGGTTAGTACTATTGATGGAGACAGTTTTAAAATAGTTCCTTTTTCCTTTATAGATGGTTTTAGGATAAATGATAGAGTATTTTTGCAAAGAGAAGGTTTAAGCATAAAGTGTGGATATGGGCTTTTAGGGCGTGTTTTAAATGCTTTAGGTGAGCCAATAGATTCTTTAGGTAGGTTGAATGATGTTCCTTTTAATGAACCTTTAAATAAGCCAAGTATTCCAGCCCTTGAAAGAGGGGTAATCACTCAGGTTTTTGCTACAGGAGTAAAAGCAATAGACGCAATGCTTACAAGTGGTAAAGGGCAAAAAGTTGGTATTTTTGCTGGAAGTGGTGTTGGAAAGTCTACTTTAATGGGGATGATTGTTCGAGGATGTCAAGCACAAATTAAAGTAATAGCTCTTATTGGGGAAAGGGGAAGAGAAATTCCAGAATTTATCCAATATAGCTTAGATAATAATCTTGAAAATACAGTTATAGTAGCAGCAACAAGTGATGAATCATCTTTGATGAGAAAATATGGAGCATTTACTGCTATGGCTATAGCAGAGTTTTTCCGTGATAAAGGGCATGATGTACTGCTTATCATGGATAGTGTTACAAGATTTGCAATGGCACAAAGGGAAATAGGCTTAAGTACAGGAGAACCACCAGTAAGTAGAGGTTATCCACCATCAGTTTTTTCACTATTGCCTCAGCTTATGGAAAGAGCAGGAAATAATAAGTTAGGTTCAATTACAGCATTTTTTACAGTTTTGGTTGATGGTGATGATATGAATGATCCAATTGCAGATCAAAGTAGATCAATTCTTGATGGGCATATAGTTTTAACAAGAGAATTAACAGAAAATGGTATCTATCCACCAATAGATGTACTTCAATCTGCCTCAAGAGTTATGGATAAAGTTGTATTAAAAGAACATTATAATTGTTTTTTAAAGTTAAAAAGGATATTATCTCTTATAAAAGAAAATGAAGTGCTTGTAAGAGTAGGTGCTTATAAAAGTGGAACAGATAAAGAACTTGATGATGCTTTGGCAAGGAAAGCTAGGTTAAGAGAGTTTTTTTCCCAGTCCAATGAGCAAAAATATGATTATGAAACAGTTGTAAACTTGTTAAAGGAGGTAGTACAATGA
- the flhA gene encoding flagellar biosynthesis protein FlhA — translation MNIISRIFSKDLITVALFASILTIIVVPLPKFALDFFLIVSLSMSLLILLISLYIQKPSDLTTFPTLILILALFRLALNIATTRSILSEGHNGPDAVSSIISSFGEFVVGGNLVIGIIVFIILVLINFMVVTKGATRVAEVTARFTLDSMPGKQMAIDADLNAGFIDDVQAQKRRKELISEANFYGAMDGSSKFVKGDAVAGIIITLVNLIGGLLIGLFQHDMTVAQSGEIYTILTIGDGLVAQIPALILSTATAIIITRSNMDEDRFANQSIAQLIKDSKSLIIVGIGLFLFGLLPGFPTGILFVMGIMLIFIGYTIYMIEQKQDNAITRFFQTTPQKAKKESIGSVEELKEKKLKATKPNETEVLENIMKMDILELKLGIRLLKLLQGDNELLDKIRGIRKTIAAELGFVVPQIKISDDANLDYNQYALQLKRINIAKGNVEVDKFLAMGGIGGQNLDGKRVKEPVFGLDAFWINPEQKEDALMKGFTVVDAATIISTHISEIIKKHAEDIITRQDIVDIVDGLKKDFPVVIEEAMKVTSYGTLLKVCKELLHEKIPIVDMLTIIESVADISEYTRVPDVLVEHVRAKLYRLITEKFKNNDGVLHIVTIKPELEQQFITKLKEQHGVTQLLLSIGEINNLVTKTKELISQVENSGISKVVMVVDPLLRKRISEIFEKFGLDVAVLSHAELDSRANFSIDGTLEF, via the coding sequence ATGAATATAATTTCAAGGATATTTTCAAAAGATTTAATTACAGTTGCATTGTTTGCATCGATACTTACTATTATAGTAGTACCGTTGCCAAAATTTGCACTAGATTTCTTTTTGATTGTATCTTTGTCTATGTCATTGCTTATTTTATTGATTTCATTATATATTCAAAAACCATCTGATTTAACTACTTTCCCAACACTTATCCTTATTTTAGCCCTTTTTCGGCTTGCTTTAAATATCGCTACAACAAGGTCTATTTTATCTGAAGGGCATAATGGTCCAGATGCTGTAAGTTCGATTATCTCATCTTTTGGTGAGTTTGTTGTTGGTGGAAACTTAGTTATAGGTATTATTGTTTTTATTATATTGGTACTTATTAATTTTATGGTTGTAACTAAAGGTGCAACAAGGGTTGCTGAAGTAACTGCTAGATTTACACTTGATTCTATGCCTGGTAAACAAATGGCAATTGATGCTGATTTAAATGCTGGATTTATAGATGATGTACAAGCTCAAAAAAGAAGAAAAGAGCTAATTAGTGAAGCAAACTTTTATGGAGCTATGGATGGATCTAGTAAGTTTGTAAAAGGTGACGCTGTTGCTGGTATTATTATTACCCTAGTTAATCTAATAGGTGGGCTTTTAATAGGTTTATTTCAGCATGATATGACTGTTGCACAAAGTGGTGAGATTTATACTATATTAACTATTGGTGATGGGCTTGTTGCACAAATTCCTGCGCTTATTCTTTCTACTGCTACAGCAATTATAATCACACGATCAAATATGGATGAAGATAGATTTGCAAACCAATCTATAGCTCAACTTATTAAAGATAGTAAGTCATTGATTATTGTTGGTATTGGATTATTTTTATTTGGTTTATTACCAGGATTTCCTACTGGTATATTGTTTGTTATGGGAATTATGTTGATATTTATTGGATATACAATATATATGATAGAACAAAAACAAGATAATGCGATAACTAGATTTTTCCAAACAACTCCACAAAAAGCAAAAAAAGAGTCAATTGGTAGTGTAGAAGAATTAAAAGAGAAAAAACTAAAAGCTACAAAACCAAATGAGACTGAAGTTTTAGAAAATATTATGAAAATGGATATACTTGAGCTCAAACTTGGTATTAGACTTTTAAAACTTTTACAAGGGGATAATGAGCTATTAGATAAGATAAGAGGTATTAGAAAAACAATAGCAGCAGAACTTGGCTTTGTTGTACCTCAAATCAAAATCTCTGATGATGCAAATTTAGATTATAATCAGTATGCCCTTCAGTTAAAAAGGATAAATATAGCAAAAGGGAATGTTGAGGTAGATAAATTTTTGGCTATGGGTGGCATAGGTGGACAAAATCTTGATGGCAAAAGGGTAAAAGAGCCTGTATTTGGACTTGATGCATTTTGGATAAATCCTGAGCAAAAAGAAGATGCTCTTATGAAAGGATTTACGGTTGTTGATGCAGCAACTATAATATCCACACATATTAGTGAAATTATAAAAAAACATGCTGAAGATATCATAACTAGACAAGATATTGTTGATATAGTTGATGGGTTGAAAAAAGATTTCCCAGTAGTTATTGAAGAAGCAATGAAAGTAACATCATATGGAACACTACTAAAAGTATGTAAAGAGCTTTTACATGAAAAAATACCAATAGTTGATATGCTTACTATTATTGAATCAGTTGCTGACATTTCAGAGTATACAAGAGTTCCTGATGTATTAGTAGAACATGTTAGAGCAAAATTATATAGACTAATAACAGAAAAATTCAAAAATAATGATGGGGTATTGCATATTGTTACAATCAAACCTGAACTTGAACAACAGTTTATAACAAAACTAAAAGAGCAACATGGTGTAACACAGCTTCTTTTGAGCATAGGTGAGATTAATAATCTAGTAACAAAAACAAAAGAGCTTATATCACAAGTAGAAAATAGTGGTATTTCAAAAGTTGTAATGGTTGTGGATCCTCTTTTAAGAAAAAGAATTTCTGAGATTTTTGAAAAATTTGGACTTGATGTGGCAGTGCTTAGTCATGCAGAGCTTGACTCAAGAGCAAATTTCTCTATAGATGGAACACTAGAATTTTAG
- the thrC gene encoding threonine synthase, whose protein sequence is MNFIETRGNDNIKPKEVTFSQAILSPSASFGGLYIPKELPTLELGDIEKLQKMSYKEIATFVLRDIFAVDIDATTLSEAINLYDKFDDNKNPAPVVKVKDNLFVSELYHGPTRAFKDIALQPFGYILSSLAQKAGDNYLILAATSGDTGPAALSTFKNKPNIQVGCLYPDGGTSDVQRLQMVTEDGSNLKVLGIKGNFDDAQNALKNLLANESFKEKLKSLNIKLSAANSVNFGRIIFQIVYHFWSYIELLNKNEIKLGEKIYLTVPSGNFGNALGAYYAKKMGLPIEKILITSNENNILTEWINEGKYDLNNKHLVMTNSPAMDILKSSNIERILFDKFGSQRTKELMDDLSNKNAFYMSEEEIRIIQEDFEATYCDDEYCKGTINKYLLDGYLMDPHTATCIKAYETLKLKDLKMVVYSTAEWTKFSPTVLNAVKNNTDKYHDIEALKEIETNYDAKIPSMINDVFSKEIKHTTIINKDDIEKEIIKFIS, encoded by the coding sequence ATGAATTTTATAGAAACAAGAGGAAATGATAATATTAAGCCAAAAGAGGTAACATTTTCACAAGCAATATTAAGTCCAAGTGCTTCTTTTGGAGGGTTGTATATTCCAAAAGAGTTGCCTACTCTTGAGCTTGGTGATATTGAAAAATTACAAAAAATGAGTTATAAAGAGATAGCTACATTTGTTTTAAGAGATATATTTGCAGTAGATATTGATGCAACTACTTTATCTGAAGCTATTAATTTATATGATAAATTTGATGATAATAAAAATCCAGCACCAGTAGTAAAAGTAAAAGATAATTTATTTGTAAGTGAACTTTATCACGGTCCAACTCGTGCTTTTAAAGATATCGCACTTCAACCTTTTGGATATATATTGTCCTCTTTAGCTCAAAAAGCAGGGGATAACTACCTAATTCTTGCAGCAACAAGTGGTGATACAGGTCCAGCAGCTCTTAGTACATTTAAAAACAAACCAAATATTCAAGTAGGATGTTTATATCCTGATGGTGGTACTAGTGATGTTCAAAGACTTCAAATGGTTACTGAAGATGGCTCAAATTTAAAAGTATTGGGTATCAAAGGAAATTTTGATGATGCTCAAAATGCACTAAAAAATCTTTTGGCTAATGAAAGTTTCAAGGAAAAATTAAAATCGTTAAATATTAAATTAAGTGCTGCAAATTCAGTTAATTTTGGAAGAATTATATTTCAGATAGTTTATCATTTCTGGAGCTATATAGAGCTGTTAAATAAAAATGAGATAAAACTAGGTGAAAAAATATATCTTACAGTTCCAAGTGGTAACTTTGGGAATGCACTTGGGGCTTATTATGCAAAAAAAATGGGCTTGCCAATAGAAAAAATATTAATTACTTCAAATGAAAACAATATCTTAACTGAGTGGATAAATGAAGGGAAATATGATTTAAACAATAAACATCTTGTAATGACAAATTCACCTGCTATGGATATCTTAAAATCATCTAATATTGAAAGAATATTGTTTGATAAGTTTGGTAGCCAAAGAACAAAAGAGCTAATGGATGATTTGAGTAATAAAAATGCATTTTATATGAGTGAAGAAGAGATTAGAATTATACAAGAAGACTTTGAGGCTACATACTGTGATGATGAGTATTGCAAAGGAACTATTAATAAATATTTATTAGATGGGTATTTAATGGATCCTCATACAGCAACTTGTATTAAAGCTTATGAAACTCTGAAATTAAAAGATTTGAAAATGGTTGTTTATTCAACTGCTGAGTGGACAAAATTTTCTCCAACAGTTCTTAATGCTGTAAAAAACAATACAGACAAATATCATGATATTGAGGCATTAAAAGAGATAGAAACAAATTATGATGCAAAAATACCAAGTATGATCAATGATGTGTTTTCAAAAGAGATAAAACATACTACAATTATAAATAAAGATGATATTGAAAAAGAGATTATTAAGTTTATAAGTTAA
- a CDS encoding flagellar hook-associated protein 3 → MINLSDQMMYRLGNLNEEYRRVSYQMSSGKILERGSDDSVIFSKELHINDRIRTYDGLKNQIEKTTAYNNVSDISISQIKSGLEKVQTEVLKSLNAGMDMSDKKALATSLEGIRDNIYTLLNETVDGEYLFSGSDTTIQPFKKAEGFDQIGHPNYGKVEYQGDAILRQIAVAPNSYRDRGVHGFDIMFYTADSAIKNGQLNFNATDRVVDGNGLEWKVDLTDPLNPTLQQYDINGNPTASTLALTDNGDGTYTTETITQNGLLLEAKRNFFDDLHVIISALNGYDKDGNAITDPFAQNDIVREKMDTIKNAYDASNIAHAKLGARNNIFNSALENVQTQLTHFNILYQETAGADLAKLAMESKALEMTYSALYTTISKMNDLSLIKFIR, encoded by the coding sequence ATGATTAATCTATCAGATCAAATGATGTATAGACTTGGAAATCTAAATGAAGAATATAGAAGAGTTAGTTATCAGATGTCTTCAGGTAAGATTTTGGAGCGAGGAAGTGATGATAGTGTTATTTTTTCTAAAGAGTTACATATCAATGATAGAATAAGAACTTATGATGGACTCAAAAACCAAATAGAAAAAACTACAGCTTACAACAATGTTTCAGATATCAGTATATCTCAAATAAAATCAGGTCTTGAAAAAGTTCAAACTGAAGTATTAAAATCTCTAAATGCTGGTATGGATATGAGTGATAAGAAAGCTCTTGCTACTTCTTTAGAAGGGATAAGAGATAATATCTACACGCTTTTAAATGAAACAGTAGATGGGGAGTACTTATTTAGTGGTTCTGATACTACAATTCAGCCATTTAAAAAAGCTGAAGGATTTGATCAAATTGGACATCCTAATTATGGTAAGGTAGAGTATCAAGGTGATGCAATACTTAGACAAATAGCAGTTGCACCAAATAGCTATAGAGATAGAGGAGTGCACGGCTTTGATATAATGTTTTATACAGCTGATAGTGCTATAAAAAATGGACAATTAAATTTTAATGCAACTGATAGAGTTGTTGACGGAAATGGATTGGAGTGGAAAGTAGATTTGACTGATCCATTAAATCCAACATTACAGCAGTATGATATCAATGGAAATCCAACTGCAAGTACTTTGGCACTTACAGATAATGGTGATGGAACATACACAACTGAAACTATCACTCAAAATGGTCTTTTGCTTGAGGCAAAAAGAAACTTTTTTGATGATTTACATGTGATTATTAGTGCATTAAATGGATATGATAAGGATGGAAATGCCATAACAGACCCTTTTGCTCAAAATGATATAGTAAGAGAAAAAATGGATACTATCAAAAATGCATATGATGCATCAAATATTGCTCATGCAAAATTAGGGGCTAGAAACAATATTTTTAATAGTGCATTAGAAAATGTTCAAACTCAACTTACTCATTTTAATATTTTGTATCAAGAAACAGCTGGTGCAGATTTAGCAAAGCTTGCAATGGAATCTAAGGCATTAGAAATGACTTATTCAGCACTTTATACAACGATATCAAAAATGAATGATTTGTCGCTTATTAAGTTTATAAGATAA
- the argB gene encoding acetylglutamate kinase: MQKKSAQVKTLLDALPYIKEFSGEIVVIKYGGAAQLTPELRDKFAQDIVLLSLVGIKPVIVHGGGPKINELLGKLDIKSEFVDGHRVTCEDSMKVVEMVLSGEINKNITSLLNHHGAKAIGISGKDSSCIKAVPKDNGKFGYTGSISHIKAEVIHNLIAEKFIPVIAPIADSAQANHPGFNINADIAASKIAIALKAKKVLFLTDTIGVLDKEKNLLNSLDRDDVNRYKSDGTIAGGMIPKVDACIDAIYNGVQKAHIIDGRVEHSILLELFTSDGIGTQFLQK, translated from the coding sequence ATGCAAAAAAAGTCCGCTCAAGTTAAAACACTCCTCGATGCTTTGCCTTATATAAAAGAGTTTAGCGGTGAAATTGTTGTTATCAAATATGGTGGGGCTGCTCAGCTTACTCCTGAATTAAGAGATAAGTTTGCTCAAGATATAGTTCTTTTATCTCTTGTTGGTATAAAACCTGTTATTGTACATGGTGGTGGACCAAAGATAAATGAACTTTTGGGAAAATTGGATATTAAATCAGAATTTGTTGATGGACATAGGGTAACTTGTGAAGATAGTATGAAAGTTGTAGAGATGGTTTTAAGTGGAGAGATTAATAAAAATATCACTTCACTTTTAAATCACCATGGTGCAAAAGCTATTGGTATAAGTGGAAAAGATTCAAGTTGTATAAAAGCTGTTCCAAAAGATAATGGCAAGTTTGGATATACTGGTAGTATTAGCCATATTAAAGCTGAGGTAATACACAATTTAATTGCTGAAAAATTTATTCCAGTAATTGCACCAATTGCTGATAGTGCTCAAGCTAATCACCCTGGTTTTAATATTAATGCAGATATAGCTGCAAGTAAAATTGCAATTGCATTAAAAGCAAAAAAAGTACTATTTTTAACAGATACAATAGGTGTACTTGATAAAGAAAAGAATTTATTAAATTCACTAGATCGTGATGATGTAAATAGATATAAATCTGATGGGACAATTGCAGGCGGAATGATTCCAAAAGTAGATGCATGTATAGATGCAATTTATAATGGTGTTCAAAAAGCACACATAATTGATGGTAGAGTTGAACACTCAATATTACTAGAACTTTTTACAAGTGATGGTATTGGAACACAATTTTTACAAAAATAG